A genomic region of Pseudomonas migulae contains the following coding sequences:
- a CDS encoding peroxiredoxin: MSVLVGKQAPDFTVPAVLGNGEIVDSFTLSSAIKGKYGLVFFYPLDFTFVCPSELIALDNRMSDFKARNVEVIAVSIDSHFTHNAWRNTPVNNGGIGEVRYTMAADLKHEIAKAYDVESEGGVAFRGAFLIDDKGVVRSQIINDLPLGRNIEELIRLVDALQFHEEHGEVCPANWKKGDKGMTASTEGVAAYLTENAAAL, encoded by the coding sequence ATGAGCGTACTCGTAGGCAAGCAAGCCCCTGACTTCACCGTACCGGCCGTACTCGGCAATGGCGAAATCGTTGACAGCTTCACCCTGTCGTCGGCCATCAAAGGCAAATACGGCCTGGTGTTTTTCTACCCACTGGACTTCACCTTCGTTTGCCCGTCCGAGCTGATCGCTCTGGACAACCGCATGTCCGACTTCAAGGCACGCAACGTTGAAGTGATCGCCGTTTCGATCGACTCGCACTTCACTCACAACGCATGGCGCAACACCCCGGTCAACAATGGCGGTATCGGCGAAGTCCGCTACACCATGGCTGCCGACCTGAAACACGAAATCGCCAAGGCCTACGACGTTGAGTCCGAAGGCGGCGTGGCTTTCCGTGGCGCGTTCCTGATCGACGACAAAGGCGTTGTCCGCTCGCAGATCATCAACGACCTGCCGCTGGGCCGTAACATCGAAGAGCTGATCCGTCTGGTCGACGCTCTGCAATTCCACGAAGAGCACGGCGAAGTCTGCCCTGCCAACTGGAAAAAAGGCGACAAAGGCATGACCGCTTCGACCGAAGGCGTCGCGGCTTACCTGACCGAGAACGCTGCTGCCCTGTAA
- a CDS encoding bacterioferritin-associated ferredoxin translates to MYVCLCTGVTDGQIREAIYEGCCSYKEVRQATGVASQCGKCACLAKEVVRETLTKLQTAQAAIPFPVEFTAA, encoded by the coding sequence ATGTATGTCTGCCTCTGCACTGGCGTCACCGACGGACAAATCCGCGAAGCAATCTATGAAGGATGCTGCAGCTACAAGGAAGTCCGCCAGGCTACCGGCGTAGCGAGCCAATGTGGCAAATGCGCCTGCCTTGCCAAGGAAGTGGTGCGTGAAACACTGACCAAATTGCAAACAGCCCAGGCTGCAATTCCTTTCCCTGTAGAATTTACTGCCGCGTAA